In Fusarium oxysporum f. sp. lycopersici 4287 chromosome 2, whole genome shotgun sequence, a genomic segment contains:
- a CDS encoding beta-lactamase: MSSFEDTVHFFRHPQCDKKQPLPRVTLGAVNKDGSFHYTKTFGEDAFESLATDGVHFLASSTKLVTTIAVMQCVEKGLLNLDADVSDILPELKSLRILTGFDEQDKPTFRDSTKAITLRHLLTHSSGLTYLHMEPLLTRYDQLPEVEPRRRETLIEKFYTILVSEPGERWLYSPGIDWAGAMVERVTSMRLGDYMKRHIFDVVSVKDATFQLQEREDLRERMVNTWERVGEELRITKCPAADPVTDDLGGGGLYSTVPELLKIYHGLLSEKLLARETIDLMFQSHLHDAPGLQSQDEYSKSYRNAIYNSIPSTTPVSFGLGGIINLSPIPNRRSENSLSWTGMPNIYWWIDIKKGIAGVYLSQLLPSGDQQSTDLFSAFEEYVYSQVA, translated from the exons ATGTCGTCCTTCGAAGACACTGTCCACTTTTTTCGTCACCCTCAATGCGACAAAAAACAACCCCTTCCACGAGTCACTCTTGGGGCTGTGAACAAAGACG GCTCCTTCCACTACACAAAGACCTTTGGAGAGGATGCATTTGAGAGTCTCGCGACGGATGGAGTTCACTTTCTCGCATCAAGTACTAAGCTTGTTACCACCATTGCTGTGATGCAATGCGTGGAGAAAGGACTGCTCAATCTCGACGCGGACGTTTCAGACATCCTGCCAGAGTTGAAGAGTCTTCGGATCCTAACCGGCTTTGATGAACAAGACAAACCAACTTTTCGAGACTCAACCAAAGCCATCACCCTGAG GCATCTTCTGACTCATTCGAGCGGTTTGACCTACCTCCATATGGAACCCCTCTTGACCCGTTACGACCAGCTCCCAGAAGTTGAGCCTCGACGTCGCGAAACGCTG ATAGAGAAGTTCTACACAATTCTAGTGTCAGAACCCGGTGAACGTTGGCTATACTCCCCAGGTATCGACTGGGCCGGCGCCATG GTTGAAAGAGTCACTTCCATGAGGCTAGGAGACTACATGAAACGCCACATATTCGACGTCGTGTCTGTCAAAGACGCCACTTTTCAATTGCAAGAACGGGAAGACCTGCGAGAACGCATGGTAAACACTTGGGAACGAGTGGGAGAAGAACTGAGAATCACAAAGTGCCCAGCCGCAGACCCAGTCACCGATGACCTCGGAGGCGGTGGCTTGTATTCTACTGTGCCcgaacttctcaagatctACCATGGTCTTTTGAGCGAGAAGTTGCTGGCCAGGGAAACAATCGACTTGATGTTCCAGTCTCATCTTCATGATGCGCCCGGTCTCCAAAGTCAAGATGAGTATTCCAAATCCTATCGCAATGCCATTTACAATTCGATTCCTTCTACAACGCCGGTAAGCtttggacttggtggcatAATCAACCTGTCTCCGATCCCCAACAGACGTTCCGAAAACTCGCTCTCCTGGACTGGAATGCCGAATATTTACTGG TGGATTGATATAAAAAAGGGTATTGCGGGTGTCTATCTATCACAGCTTCTCCCATCTGGTGATCAGCAGTCTACCGACTTATTTTCTGCATTTGAGGAATATGTTTACAGTCAAGTAGCTTAA